The following DNA comes from Hordeum vulgare subsp. vulgare chromosome 3H, MorexV3_pseudomolecules_assembly, whole genome shotgun sequence.
CCTTGGCTTTGGCGCCACTCGCCTGGACCCCGTCGCCGTTGCGTCTTCTTCTGACGAAGAGGGCCCCCCCGTGGGGCGCCGGTGATTACCGGTGCAGTGACGGGAGGAGGGGCTCTCGGTCCTGGTGCCGTCGCTGCCTGGTTTCTACGGTTTGCTggcgaggtgggaaagaagatgcGAGATGAAGAACGAGAGGTGGTGCTGCGGCTGGTCACTGCCTTATCATCtcgattccttctccttcttttattCTATGGTGGTGATGTCCGTGTAATGGCTACAGCCTGGCGCATTCATTGCTACGCTGGCTTCACGCCATGCAGACCCAAGCCGAATTGGGTGGTAGTGTTTGTCTGTTtaagtactactagtactagtttcGTATTTATGTATGAGCAGACCATATCTAGTATTAGTTAGTACTAATTATTGTACATAGTATAGTTTTAGACTATGTTTAGTATTACTATTTTAGTACTACTATTTACACTTAGTCTAGTTCTAGATTTACTCTAGTTTAAGATTTGTGTAATTATAAGTGTGTTTATATTATGCAATGGATTGATGATATAAATAAAGTACCGGATTTCATCTGGGAAGAATGACATGTTCTATGTGTTTACCACATATTCAGTTCGCTTGAACATGTGCTTGCGATTGAAATCATCTTCTCTCGCATCTCAAACTTGCAAAATTTTGAATATTTCTCCCTCGTCTTATTTGGAATCACAAGGTAATGAGTTGTGATCTACTGCACATGTGCAGACTATCCCCTCTTACTGTAGGGTCTACGCTTTGTCAATCTTGACATGCGATTACCTTCAATGTGTATTCCTTTATATCTAAATTGTAGCATACACAAGGTAATGGACATGCAGCCTATTACTGTGAGATCTAAGTGATCTTCAATGTGTTATGTTCACACAATTGAGGTtgagaatttttcaagttttacaCTTGACTATCAAATTTTTGCATTCTTATTACACAACCATGATGGTTTTTAATTTACCACCCGTAAATTGATTATCTCTGGTTCCTCATGTAGGCCAAGATGACTGCCAAAGAATTTGAGGAGCTTGCCCTCAATGGCCACAATTACCCTACATGGGCTATGGACATCAAGATCAGTCTTGCGTCCCGTGGGATAGCGCGTGCAATCCAGCCCCCGGAGACTCctctcccggctggagccacgccgcTGACAGAACAGCAGAATTATGCTGCCTTATTCATCATAAGGCACCATATTCATCCAGATCTCAAGTCTGAGTATTTACAGGAGGAATCTACTAGTACTCTGTTTCTGGCCCTCAAAACGAGGTATGAACAGCAAAAGGCAGTAGTCCTGCCTGAAGCACTCCATGATTGGACTCATCTCCGCCTTCAGGATTTCAAGTCCATTGGTGAGTACAATCATGTTGTTCATAAGATATGTTCCAAACTGCGTTTTTGTGAGAAGGAACCTACTCAGGGGGAGATGATAGAGAAAACTTTATCTACTATGCTCCCTTCTGATAGGATCCTCCAACAGCAATACCGTGCTCGCAACTACACTGTCTATTCCGAGCTTATTCACATGTTACTACAGGCTGaaaagcatgatgagctactcgctAAGAATGGCTCTCAGCGCCCAGTTGGGGCACAACCTTTACCTGAAGTTCATCTGAATGTCGCGAATAGACAGAAGTTTAATGGTACCTTTCGAGGTAAACATTCCAATTCTGAGCACAAGCACAAGCGCAATGGGAACAGAAAATTCAGAAACATGGGCAAGGGCAAAGGCACTGCAAAGCCAAAGTTCGATAAAACTGAACTTTGCAACAAGTGTGGATGCTACTCGCATTCTACTAAAAAGTGCTCAATGCCCAAGCATCTGGTCATGCTGTACCAGCAATCTCAGGGACGCAAAGCACCTCAAGGGAAAAGGCTTGAAGCTAACTTCAACCTACATCCGCATAGCGCAAATGGAGCTGGCGATTCACAGGATATTCCTCCTGGACCAAGCAACGCCAAGATTCCTTATCCTCTTGAGGACCCTGCTGAAACGGAGGCCATGTTACTTGAGTACACCTCAAACGATGTGTTTGGCGACTTTGACTAGTCCCTCGACCTCCTTAGTGATCTATTTAACTATGTCCATTTGTGATGATTGTAATAAGAACAtaagtttgttgttgtctttatatTGTATTGTATCAACGCATTTGATATAATAAAGATTGTATTCTATGTATTAACATAAGGTTTTCTTATTGAAAATTCTTTTGTTTTTATATAGTTTTTCTACGGGGACAATCCGATGGAAGAGGAATTATGCCTTGTGGACAGTGGTACCACAAACTCCATACTGAGGGagataaaatatttccaaactctgaaAAAGATGAATGGAGATATTCTAACTATCGCTGGACGCGATACAGTGATTGTTGGTACTGGACGTgccatattcacactcccaagtgGTACACAAGTGACGATAGAGGATGCTTTATTGTATCCTGACTCATCACGTACCCTGATCAGTTATCGAGATATCCGTAAGAATGGTTTTCATATTGAAACCCATGAAGACAACAAAGAGGAGTATTTACTCTTTACTAACGATCACGGATATGGCAAAAAGGTACATGAGAAAAATCCTTCTCTATCGTCTGGTTTGTACTATACGTACATCAAACCCGTGGAACATGTTGCATacaaagtaatttttcagaatgttgacGCATTCCAAACCTGGCATGATCGCCTGGGCCATCCCGGAAtcgggatgatgagaaaaattactagcaattccattggtcataatttgcttgagtcaaaatttcctcaatcttctgattttgtgtgcacatcttgtgccacgggaaagctaattttgaggccCTCGCACCTCAAAATACAAACCGAACCACTTCAATTCCTTGAACGTATTCAAGGAGACATTTGTGGTCCCATTCAGCCATTATCTGGACCTTTTCGGTATTTCATGGTTCTGATTGACGCATCTACACGATGGTCACACGTGTGCCTTCTATCCACACGAaaccatgcatttgccaagataatgaggcaagtcattaagttgcaagcccattATCCTGAAAGTCGAATTAAgacaattcgaatggacaacgctgcagaattctcctcacgtgccttcaatgattattgcatggctttggggattgaagttcagcactctgttccatatgtccatacacaaaatggtttggctgaagcattgattaagaggattaaactcattgcaagacctttgttgatgaattgcaacttgccaacctcttgttggggtcatgcagttttacacgcCGCTGACTTGATACAATTGAGGCCAACTGCATATCACAGGTCAACTCAACGTTGACAAACACCTGATGGGTAGTTCAGACCCAGTGGAAGGGCAACCTTCACAACCCAGCTCCAGTGTGCACAAACTAGCTGGAACATCGGAACACCTAGACTCAACCGTATTGGGAAATCACGAAGAGTCTCTAGGGGTGCaggaaattttcatcaactatgttgattctggagaatcatttgaccgtaagactacgactgtcgacatatattttgctgaaaagattgcagatacccttctcactgatcatgatccgaggtctatcgtcgagtgccaaaggcgctccgactggcctaaatggaaggatgcaatccaagcagaaattgcctcgcttaacaaaaggaaggtattcactgaagcaatacctacacctcccaatgttttccccgtgggattcaaatgggttttcctccggaaacggaatgagaacaatgaggtggtgagatataaagcaaggctcgtagcacaaggttttacgcagaaacccggcattgatttcaatgaaacatacCCTCCAGTAATGAGTGGAACCACTTTCCGATATCTTATATCTATGGCAGTGCAAAATCGTCTATCTATGCAGTTGATGGACGTCGTGACCGCATATCTTTACGGGTCACTAGATTCGGACATACATATGAAGGTTCCTAACGGAATCTCCGTCCCGAATAACAATGCAaaacgcaacatgtattgtgtaaagctgaataagtcattgtatggcttaaaacagtcggggcggatgtggtacaaccgactaagtgagttccttcttcagaaaggttactccaatagtgatgattgcccatgtgtcttcatcaagaagtcctctacaggattttgcatcatttctgtgtatgttgatgatctcaacatcattggcagtgcaccagacattgatgaagcacgcaatcacctaaagatggaatttgagatgaaggatttgggtaaaaccaaattttccttaggtattcaacttgagcaccttccctcaggaatcatggtacaccaagctgcctatatccagaaaatattggagaaattcaatatggataaatcctatccatctaaaactcctatggtggttcgatctctagacgtagagaaagacCCGCTCAGACCGAGGGATGATGGAGAAGAGGTGTTGGGACCTGAAGTTCCATATCTCAGTGCAGTTGGAGCgcttatgtatcttgcaaattgcacaagacctgatattgcatttgcagtgaatctacttgctagacacaGCGCAGCTCCCACCAAACGACATTGGTCTGGAGTAaagaatatctttcgatatctccaaggcacaaaggatcttggcCTATTTTTTCAGTTCCAGCAAAATCTAGACTCTGATATGATTGGGTATGCAGATGTCGGTTATTTGTCTGATCCCCATAATGCCAGATCTCAGACCGGTtttgtgttcctacatggtggtacagctatatcatggaagtcttccaaaCAGACTCTAGTGGCTACATCTaccaatcattctgaaataatttcattatttgaagcgtcatgtgaatgtgtatggcttcgcagaatgataaaccacatacaacaATCATGTGGAATTGGTTCTATTGAATCACCCACCATTATCTATGAGGATAATGCGGCATGCGTTGCACAGATGCAGACAGGATATATCAAGAGcaatatcactaagcatatttctcctaaatggTTTTTCCCCCACAATCTTCAGAAAAGCGGGGAAATAAGCATTCTGCAAGTCAAATCATGTGACAACCTTGCTGATTTGTTTACTAAGTCTCTACCAAACTCAACATTCCAGAAATATGTTCACGGAATTGGTATGCGACGACTTAGAGACTTGCAGGCAACAGGGGGAGTTTCTTCTTGAGATATCCTTGTTCAAATAACATCACATTCTGctatctctttgtgagtttaCATTTCAGGTTCTCATCAAAGTCTTTATGAAGAACTTTTGAAGAAGAGTTTTTGAGATGATAAAGCTTCCTGGACAATCATGAAGATAACTCCACATGGTCAAGTGTAGATTAGGGGAAGTGTTAAAACTAATTATGTAATTAGGGGAAAATCTCCCCTTAACCAACCGTCAAGCGGTTTCCTCCCGCAACGACGGTTCTCTCTCCGTCTATCCTGGAACCGACGCATCCCTTCCGATTGCGTCTCCTCCCGTTGTATAAAAGGACAGATCTCTGTCATCATTGAATAAGAATCTCATTTTCTTCAAACAGCTAAAACGCCTCCAGGACGAGGCTATAAAAAACCCGATGTGCTATTTTGTAAATTTCTTTGACAGCTGATTCTTTTTTTGCCAAAAGCTCCTCAAATGCGAGTTTCATCATTGATTTTCGCACACATCTAACGCACACGAGCATCTTTGATGCAAAAGAAATTCACAGTattatgaaaaaaaatcattgttTTAATTTACCGTTCATGCTCTAAGTTTAGATATGGTTACGATCTGAACTCGAACGGACGGCATGTACTCGAACATAATGCGTacaatcaacttgggatgttttgggACTTGTTCTTTCACTGTTCAGCTGGGGGCCTCGCAGCCTACCAGGTCGGCCCAAAACGTGGCACGCCCAGAGATTACGTGCCGTCCTCTCGTCAGGCAGTCGACGCACACGTGGCGACATGCATGCAGACGTGGCGCCCCTGCCCTTATCGCCCTGCCGCCCTGCTCCTCGTACATATACGTGGTGTCGTGGACCATGGCGCCACACAGCCCACACCCACACTGACTAGCAAGCCACCGGCCGACCCAAATTGTGGAAACCCGTTAAAAGAGTTGAAGCACCGTCGAGGGAGCGAGCAATGGCGGACTACGGCGGAGAGTACGGGCACCCGTACCCGCGCGTCGACGAGTACGGCAACCCGGTGCCGCCGGTCGACCAGTACGGCAACCCCATCCCGAGGGAACCGGGCCAGGCTCCGGCGTACGGCTCTGCCGGCGCGGTGACGCCGGCCGCCGAATATGGCGCGGGCGTGAAGCCGGGCTACGGCCTGGGCGGCGCCGTGCACCCGCACGAGAGCGTGGTGGGTGGCGCCGTTCCCCCGTCCGGCGCGGCGTACGCGCACGAGGGCGCGGTGAGCGGCGGCCTCGCCCCTGGCGAGACCACGGCGTACGCTTATGAGGGCGCGGTGAGCGGCGGCCTCGCCCCTGGCGAGACCACGGCGTACGCTTATGAGGGCATGGTCGGCAGCGGcatcggcgccggcgccggcgaccGGATCCAGCCGGCCAAAGAGGAGCACACGACGCTGGGCGAGGCTTTGCGGCGCTCCGGCAGCTCCAGTTCCAGCTCCAGCTCGGTACGTACTTCCCTTTTCTTCGCCATGTGGGGCTTGGTTCGGTCGTAGGACGGCGCGTACTATTGGACTAGTCACTGACTGACTAATGGGTTACGCGTGGTGCAGTCGTCCGAGGATGACGGGCAAGGCgggaggcagaggaagaagaagggcatcaAGGAGAAGATAAAGGAGAAGCTTCCGGGCAACCAAAAGCACGAGGAGCATAAGGCAGGgcacgcggcggcgccggcggctgGGACGGGGACGCACGAGAAGAAGGGTATCAtggagaagatcaaggagaagctCCCTGGACACCACTGAGCAACGTGCGTGCGCCTCACTTGACACGGTTCTTTGACCATGTACGACCTAAATGATCAGTCGCTGGTGTATAGTGAATTCGCTAGCAGATTAGTATTTTCCTTCTGCACTTTTTCGTGTTTGATAGTTGTACGAGTTAGATTTGGGGTAGTTCGAGTTGGTGTGTGGCTAATGTCCGGTGCTACCGTAAGTGTAGTTCCTCAGTACTCGTATGTAGGACTGTAGGTTGTGTGTGGGGTGCCTGTGACGTGTGAGGTAAGGGCCGTCTTCATAAATTTGCGGCTCGAGGACTAATGGAAAAGCAAGACCGTG
Coding sequences within:
- the LOC123440144 gene encoding dehydrin Rab25-like, producing MADYGGEYGHPYPRVDEYGNPVPPVDQYGNPIPREPGQAPAYGSAGAVTPAAEYGAGVKPGYGLGGAVHPHESVVGGAVPPSGAAYAHEGAVSGGLAPGETTAYAYEGAVSGGLAPGETTAYAYEGMVGSGIGAGAGDRIQPAKEEHTTLGEALRRSGSSSSSSSSSSEDDGQGGRQRKKKGIKEKIKEKLPGNQKHEEHKAGHAAAPAAGTGTHEKKGIMEKIKEKLPGHH